A genomic window from Verrucomicrobiota bacterium includes:
- a CDS encoding virulence RhuM family protein — translation MSELVLYTSDDGRTRLDLRIEGQTVWLTQLEIAELFQTTKHNISIHTKNIFQDGELTREATVKESLTVQIEGKRKVQRTIQLYNLDLILAIGYRVRSPRGVQFRQWASTHLKEYIVKGFVMDDERLKNPGGWDYFDELLARIRDIRASEKRFYQKVRDLFALSNDYQTREKETSLFFAEVQNKLLYAATRQTAAELIVERADPSQPNMALTTWSGSRVRKQDIIIAKNYLSEDEVDTLNRLVVIFLEQAELRAKQQQVLTLEFWRSSVDRMLSSNDQPLLDGPGSVSHEEMKEIAVERYDSFDGQRRQQEAIAADAEDLKSIEELEKDLKRKGGKP, via the coding sequence ATGAGCGAACTCGTCCTCTACACCTCCGACGACGGCCGCACCCGGCTCGACCTTCGCATCGAAGGCCAGACGGTCTGGCTGACCCAGCTCGAAATCGCCGAGCTCTTTCAGACCACCAAGCACAATATTTCCATTCACACAAAAAACATTTTCCAGGACGGAGAATTGACACGGGAGGCAACTGTTAAGGAATCCTTAACAGTTCAAATCGAGGGAAAACGCAAGGTTCAGCGCACGATCCAGCTCTATAACCTCGATCTCATCCTCGCCATCGGCTACCGCGTCCGCTCCCCTCGTGGTGTTCAGTTCCGACAATGGGCCAGCACCCATCTGAAGGAATACATTGTCAAAGGCTTCGTCATGGACGACGAGCGCCTCAAGAACCCCGGAGGTTGGGATTACTTCGACGAACTCCTCGCCCGCATCCGCGACATCCGGGCCTCGGAAAAACGCTTCTACCAGAAAGTCCGCGACCTCTTCGCCCTCAGCAATGACTACCAGACTCGTGAAAAGGAGACCTCGCTCTTCTTCGCCGAGGTGCAGAACAAGCTCCTCTACGCCGCCACCCGCCAAACCGCCGCCGAACTCATCGTCGAACGGGCCGATCCGAGCCAGCCCAACATGGCGCTCACCACCTGGAGCGGCTCCCGCGTCCGCAAGCAGGACATCATCATCGCCAAGAACTACCTCAGCGAAGACGAAGTCGACACCCTCAACCGCTTGGTCGTCATCTTCCTCGAACAGGCCGAACTCCGCGCCAAGCAGCAACAGGTCCTCACCCTCGAATTCTGGCGCTCCAGCGTGGACCGCATGCTGAGCTCCAACGACCAGCCCCTGCTCGATGGCCCCGGCTCCGTCAGCCACGAGGAGATGAAGGAGATTGCTGTGGAACGCTACGACAGTTTCGACGGCCAACGCCGCCAACAGGAGGCAATCGCCGCTGATGCGGAGGATCTGAAATCCATCGAGGAATTGGAGAAAGACCTCAAGCGGAAAGGAGGGAAACCGTGA
- a CDS encoding type I restriction-modification system subunit M N-terminal domain-containing protein, with product MSAKRKAAKKDSTAHLGFEAKLWLAADKLRNNMDAAVSSKATPVPQAKAYKHVVLGLIFLKYISDTAGKFRMANAEVRTRNARPLRHS from the coding sequence ATGTCTGCCAAACGCAAAGCCGCCAAGAAAGACTCCACCGCCCACCTCGGTTTCGAAGCCAAGCTCTGGCTCGCCGCCGACAAGCTCCGCAACAACATGGACGCGGCGGTTTCGAGCAAAGCGACACCCGTGCCGCAGGCTAAGGCATACAAGCACGTCGTCCTCGGCCTCATCTTCCTCAAATACATCTCCGACACCGCTGGAAAATTCCGAATGGCAAATGCCGAAGTGCGAACTCGAAATGCCCGCCCCCTTCGACATTCG